In Podospora pseudoanserina strain CBS 124.78 chromosome 5, whole genome shotgun sequence, a single window of DNA contains:
- a CDS encoding hypothetical protein (antiSMASH:Cluster_4; COG:E; CAZy:AA3; EggNog:ENOG503NU19), translated as MRPHEKVLVFLQISCCFAIAATRAEVFDYVIVGGGTAGLVVANRLSETPTVRVAVIEAGGDERNNPNVTLASGYITMAAYNTPIDWAYQTVPQPGVNNTPLTYHQGKAIGGTSAINGMAYVRSNQADLDAWERLGNPGWNWASLYPYSMGAENFTFPGPGLQASGVTFDAAVHGYSGPIHTGYGSALGNMTLMPAVQDAWEELGLLPNVDTGRGKNRGVSANPLTLEPGLPSIRCDSARAYWYPVEDRPNLKIIKGTARRLVWRKNNKPCSKKANTATGVEYLDEDGQAVVLSATKEVILSAGSLRTPLVLESSGVGNQGILKRLGIPVVVSLPGVGENFQDQGNNIVFYNTTANATGAVVSQTWASPADVFGSDLADIANSTRNELPRWADLIVSASGDAGALLNRSAVEAVLRAQHDLVFGDSEGATTLVEFVTTAFGNGMLMSQHWTLFPFSRGSVHLASADVSKINEPRIDPRFNLVDFDITAQTQAAKLAARLGKTDALGPLVSERIRPSLDILPENATDAQWREFIKTTLDVDHHIVGTAAMMSRDLGGVVDPELRVYGTANVRVVDMSVIPLHFSGHPVATLYAVAERAADIIRRSPLYAA; from the exons ATGAGACCCCATGAGAAAGTTCTTGTCTTTCTCCAGATAAGCTGCTGCTTCGCAATCGCCGCAACAAGGGCCGAAGTCTTCGACTATGTcattgttggcggcggcaccgCCGGACTCGTGGTCGCAAACCGGCTCTCAGAGACACCGACTGTGCGCGTCGCGGTCATCgaggccggcggcgacgagcgaaacaaccccaacgtcaCCCTCGCTAGCGGCTACATCACCATGGCGGCGTACAACACGCCAATCGACTGGGCTTACCAAACCGTACCCCAGCCCGGTGTAAACAACACGCCGTTGACTTATCACCAAGGCAAGGCGATCGGGGGAACCAGCGCCATCAATG GCATGGCGTACGTCCGTAGCAACCAGGCCGACCTAGACGCCTGGGAGAGACTCGGCAACCCGGGCTGGAACTGGGCCAGCCTGTACCCTTACTCCATGGGGGCCGAGAACTTCACCTTTCCCGGCCCGGGGCTGCAGGCGTCGGGCGTGACTTTTGACGCAGCCGTGCACGGCTACTCGGGCCCCATCCACACGGGCTACGGGAGCGCCTTGGGCAACATGACCCTCATGCCGGCGGTGCAAGACGCGTGGGAGGAGCTCGGGCTTCTGCCAAACGTCGACACGGGTCGCGGCAAAAACCGCGGTGTATCGGCAAACCCGCTTACCCTCGAGCCAGGGTTGCCGTCCATCCGTTGTGACTCGGCTCGGGCATACTGGTACCCCGTTGAGGATAGGCCGAACCTGAAAATTATCAAGGGCACGGCTCGGCGTCTGGTCTGGAGGAAGAACAACAAACCCTGCTCTAAGAAAGCAAATACCGCCACAGGCGTCGAGTACTTGGACGAGGATGGACAGGCCGTCGTCCTCTCTGCCACCAAGGAGGTCATCCTTTCGGCGGGGTCACTCAGAACCCCGCTTGTCCTGGAAAGCTCGGGGGTTGGGAATCAAGG AATCTTAAAAAGACTCGGAATACCCGTTGTAGTCAGTCTTCCAGGGGTCGGTGAGAATTTCCAGGACCAGGGAAACAATATCGTCTTCTACAACACCACGGCAAACGCCACGGGCGCCGTCGTCTCGCAGACCTGGGCCAGCCCGGCCGACGTATTCGGCAGCGACCTCGCCGACATTGCCAACAGTACCCGCAACGAGCTGCCGCGCTGGGCCGACCTGATTGTCTCGGCATCGGGTGACGCCGGCGCACTGCTGAACAGGAGCGCCGTCGAGGCGGTTCTGCGGGCGCAGCACGACCTAGTGTTTGGGGACTCGGAGGGTGCGACAACGCTGGTTGAGTTTGTCACCACGGCTTTTGGCAACGGCATGTTGATGTCGCAGCACTGGACACTGTTCCCCTTCTCGCGCGGCAGTGTCCACCTCGCCTCGGCGGACGTGTCCAAGATCAACGAGCCTAGGATCGACCCACGGTTCAACCTCGTCGATTTTGACATCACGGCCCAGACCCAGGCCGCTAAGTTGGCCGCGCGGCTGGGGAAGACGGATGCACTAGGCCCGCTTGTGTCGGAGCGCATCCGCCCGAGCCTGGACATCCTGCCAGAGAACGCGACTGACGCCCAGTGGAGAGAGTTTATCAAAACCACCT TGGATGTCGACCACCACATCGTTGGAACGGCGGCCATGATGTCCAGGGAccttggtggtgtggtggacCCAGAACTGAGGGTGTACGGGACGGCCAACGTGCGCGTCGTCGACATGTCCGTCATCCCGCTCCACTTCAGCGGGCACCCCGTCGCCACGCTGTACGCCGTCGCAGAGCGGGCCGCAGACATCATCAGACGCTCGCCGCTCTATGCGGCGTAG
- a CDS encoding hypothetical protein (EggNog:ENOG503NVDH; COG:S; antiSMASH:Cluster_4), protein MQAAQPASAAQLCQPLSNADSMQPSRLTPGAGSPSPAPGWQRQPPQSLEMRINPSWRRSACDRCRTQKLRCVRAKENDTSRPCTRCLRIRCPCFTSSAKPPGRGSGRLPPAPAQSASSTEVGSDAAPPANTSTSDRRKATVTRRRASGDVSLEPEQTSPVSMGMGMGWPFNQDEDQNEEAGVFDDGGMFMLTPSEQYQPIDFFDFLVDKGSSGFDSVASVPLDVHMRPRAASLSRFRPVTQALPPLPTFNSTLSPSEFHFQGERDDEPESAVDISVDEDQACMPSQTPNPAVQHSPGVLLARLLESLSVQLVRLNTEPWDLGVLSVTGSIANSGELNLLEAEALANDEHTFNPLFSILVSTENLLDICKMFMAPESSGGSDEASTATSVAAGSASRSGSKRRVLSMHEANESRSIQSAAKRTWRPNSAISSLPFPFSPPCSSSSSSSGSNRRKSWPTSSSVPGMPTGQTTITAAQLLTVVSCYLQVVTIYNDIFSHLLFKLALPPPSPSPSTQPLGTNNTGPIPAGINVTPTSRQQRHSHNHYTQQAQSATHGRAPMVHRLVLAGYSVLLNSGLRMRLLVEVVEHQFEQIERALGLPGQYCVSASHHQQAQQQHRDIGGGGQGLLAGREVATLLEAVMEGADADGNANAGRDSMGVVASLRESLGKAQRVRSRGD, encoded by the coding sequence ATGCAGGCGGCACagccagcatcagcagcccAGCTCTGTCAGCCGCTCAGTAACGCCGACAGCATGCAGCCCTCCCGGCTAACACCAGGTGCTGGGTCACCTTCGCCGGCACCAGGATGGCAAAGGCAGCCGCCACAGTCTCTGGAGATGCGCATAAACCCGTCCTGGCGACGATCGGCCTGCGACCGCTGTCGCACGCAGAAGTTAAGGTGCGTGCGCGCCAAGGAAAACGACACCTCGAGGCCCTGCACACGGTGCCTGCGCATCCGATGTCCGTGTTTCACCAGCTCAGCCAAGCCTCCCGGGAGAGGTTCTGGCAGACTACCTCCGGCGCCAGCGCAGTCTGCGTCCTCGACTGAGGTAGGGTCGGATGCGGCACCGCCGGCGAACACATCGACCTCCGACAGGAGGAAAGCGACAGTGACCCGGCGACGGGCGAGCGGGGATGTCTCGCTTGAGCCGGAACAGACCTCGCCCGTGtcaatggggatgggaatggggtgGCCATTTAACCAGGACGAAGACCAAAATGAAGAGGCTGGAGTCTTTGACGATGGCGGCATGTTTATGCTGACGCCATCCGAGCAGTACCAGCCCATCGACTTCTTCGACTTTCTAGTCGACAAGGGTTCGAGTGGATTCGATTCCGTCGCCAGCGTTCCCCTAGACGTCCACATGAGACCCCGGGCAGCTTCACTATCCCGCTTCCGCCCCGTCACGCAAGCCCTGCCGCCCCTTCCAACCTTCAACTCCACCTTGTCGCCGTCCGAGTTCCATTTTCAAGGGGAGCGAGACGACGAGCCCGAAAGTGCTGTTGATATTTCGGTTGATGAAGATCAAGCTTGCATGCCCTCTCAGACCCCGAACCCGGCGGTTCAACATTCCCCGGGAGTTTTGCTTGCGCGGCTCCTCGAATCCCTGTCGGTACAGCTGGTCCGGCTCAATACGGAACCCTGGGACCTAGGAGTGCTAAGCGTGACAGGCTCGATCGCGAACTCGGGCGAACTCAATCTACTTGAAGCGGAGGCGCTCGCTAACGATGAGCACACCTTCAATCCGCTGTTTTCCATCCTCGTCAGCACGGAGAACTTACTCGATATTTGCAAAATGTTCATGGCACCCGAGAGCAGTGGAGGGTCCGACGAAGCCTCCACGGCGACATCAGTGGCCGCAGGTTCAGCAAGCCGCTCGGGGTCGAAGAGACGGGTGCTCTCCATGCACGAGGCAAACGAGAGCCGTAGCATCCAAAGCGCAGCCAAGCGAACGTGGAGGCCGAACAGTGCCATATCGTCGCTTCCAttccccttctctcccccctgctcctcctcctcctcgtcttcgggCTCAAACAGAAGGAAGTCATGgcctacctcctcctccgtacCGGGGATGCCGACCGGCCAGAcgaccatcaccgccgcccaacTGCTGACCGTGGTCTCGTGCTATCTTCAAGTGGTCACAATCTACAACGACATATTCTCacacctcctcttcaagcTCGCCttgccaccaccgtcaccgtcgccTTCTACACAGCCCCTGGGGACCAATAATACTGGCCCCATCCCCGCCGGGATAAACGTGACACCCACATCGCGGCAGCAGCGACACTCACACAACCATTACACACAACAGGCCCAGTCCGCCACTCATGGTCGTGCGCCAATGGTGCACAGGCTGGTCCTGGCGGGGTACTCGGTGCTGTTGAACTCAGGACTGCGGATGcggctgttggtggaggtggtggagcaTCAGTTCGAGCAGATCGAGCGCGCGCTGGGCCTGCCCGGCCAGTACTGCGTGTCCGCaagtcaccaccagcaggctcagcaacagcacagGGAcattggtggaggagggcagggGCTCCTCGCCGGGCGGGAGGTGGCGACACTGCTAGAAGCCGTCATGGAAGGTGCCGATGCTGACGGAAATGCCAACGCTGGCCGTGACAGCATGGGAGTCGTCGCGTCGCTGCGGGAAAGCCTTGGGAAAGCGCAGCGAGTGCGGAGCCGGGGGGACTAA
- a CDS encoding hypothetical protein (COG:C; SMCOG1039:aldo/keto reductase family oxidoreductase; EggNog:ENOG503NUT1; antiSMASH:Cluster_4) → MSCINIIYGAGGGSWRRKVDGPKVLDLLEEFGVNKIDTARIYGSSEELLGRRGATARFSIDTKHPGGFGNNTSATKDNILSVAKTSFHMLQTDQVDVYYLHAPDRNTPFEETLDGINELFLQGGFKRFGLSNFLPIEVEEVVRIAKARGFVLPTVYQGNYSLIARKQEAHLFPVLRKHGMSFNAYSPLAGGFLTKSPRDFDDGPVGRFDPSNPIGGLYVTLYKKPAFLAALDYWDRISTESGIPKAELAYRWVAYHSALQAGRGDGMVIGARTLEQLRQTLVALGKGPLSGNVVKRIDKVWDMVEAEAGVDNFNLNNTKIASVL, encoded by the exons ATGTCGTGCATCAACATCATTTACGgggccggaggagggagttggcGACGTAAAGTCGACGGCCCCAAAGTCCTCGACTTGCTCGAAGAATTTGGCGTCAACAAAATCGACACGGCGCGCATCTACGGGTCCAGCGAGGAGCTTCTCGGGAGAAGAGGCGCCACAGCCAGATTCTCCATCGACACCAAACATCCTGGCGGCTTTGGTAACAACACCTCTGCTACCAAGGACAACATTTTATCAGTGGCCAAGACGAGTTTCCACATGCTGCAAACAGACCAA gtAGATGTTTATTACCTCCACGCCCCCGATCGCAACACCCCGTTCGAGGAAACCCTCGATGGAATCAACGAGCTGTTCCTCCAAGGCGGTTTCAAGCGCTTCGGCCTCTCCAACTTCCTACCAATCGAAGTCGAGGAAGTGGTCCGCATCGCCAAAGCCAGGGGTTTCGTGCTGCCCACGGTCTACCAGGGCAACTACTCGCTCATCGCCCGGAAGCAGGAGgcccacctcttccccgtGCTGCGGAAGCACGGCATGTCTTTCAACGCGTACTCCCCACTTGCCGGTGGGTTTTTGACCAAATCCCCGAGGGACTTTGATGATGGCCCCGTGGGCCGGTTCGATCCGAGCAACCCCATCGGTGGGCTCTATGTGACATTGTACAAGAAGCCCGCGTTCCTCGCGGCGTTGGACTACTGGGATAGGATCAGCACGGAAAGCGGGATTCCAAAGGCCGAGTTAGCCTACCGGTGGGTGGCATACCATAGCGCGCTGCAGGCcgggaggggagatgggatggtcATCGGGGCGAGGACGCTGGAGCAACTGCGCCAGACTCTTGTTGCGCTTGGGAAAGGTCCGCTGTCGGGAAATGTGGTAAAAAGGATTGACAAGGTCTGGGATATGGTTGAGGCGGAGGCTGGGGTTGACAACTTCAACTTGAACAATACCAAGATAGCTTCTGTTTTGTGA